In one window of Astyanax mexicanus isolate ESR-SI-001 chromosome 18, AstMex3_surface, whole genome shotgun sequence DNA:
- the zgc:162608 gene encoding apolipoprotein A-IV: protein MLLQFVILAASLATATEAFPVPQDTASGEVLWTVQEEIENLASDKAERSKGFNGMWKTHVVSTDLYSPDAQNPMAAELKRKLSQESERLRARLRQELLDLRQRLSPYPSHPQLTPANIRELLAPFTQKLQRTLDSNTQELCGQLSLSLQGLQPDGPLTYREAVLKISQALDESHPKRTAAFEDFKTKAFEAVEEDHDGSKKELWEEVTARLGQEIVSFSLEVQGKVATLKVALAGLLTSAEPARTEAESKVLQFCQRSSAQNQKFIANLDQQIASLDEKHHVDPSSHVNIESIQEDFSTRLSALLADIVHTLN from the exons atgctgctgcagtttgtgattttggccgcatctctggcgACTGCAACCG AAGCATTCCCAGTTCCTCAGGACACGGCGAGCGGAGAAGTTCTGTGGACCGTGCAGGAGGAAATTGAGAATCTGGCTTCTGATAAAGCTGAACGCAGCAAGGGATTCAA TGGGATGTGGAAGACCCACGTTGTCAGCACTGATCTATACTCTCCAGACGCTCAGAACCCCATGGCGGCCGAGTTGAAGCGTAAGCTGAGTCAGGAGTCCGAGCGTCTACGAGCTCGTCTCAGACAGGAGCTTCTGGACCTGAGACAGAGGCTATCTCCATACCCCTCTCACCCACAGCTCACCCCAGCCAACATCCGCGAGCTCCTGGCTCCCTTCACCCAGAAGCTCCAGAGAACCCTGGACTCCAACACCCAGGAGCTCTGCGGTCAGCTCAGCCTGAGCCTCCAGGGCCTCCAGCCTGACGGACCTTTAACCTACAGAGAAGCAgtgctgaagatcagtcaggctCTGGACGAGAGTCACCCGAAAAGGACCGCCGCCTTCGAGGACTTCAAGACCAAGGCGTTTGAGGCGGTGGAGGAGGACCACGACGGCAGCAAGAAGGAGCTGTGGGAGGAGGTGACGGCCAGACTGGGCCAGGAGATCGTTTCCTTCAGCCTGGAGGTTCAGGGGAAAGTGGCCACGCTGAAAGTCGCTCTCGCCGGCCTCCTGACTTCAGCAGAACCGGCGAGAACCGAAGCCGAATCCAAGGTTCTCCAGTTCTGCCAGAGATCCTCGGCTCAGAACCAGAAGTTCATCGCTAATTTAGATCAGCAGATCGCCAGCCTGGACGAGAAACATCACGTCGACCCGTCCAGTCACGTCAATATCGAATCCATACAGGAGGATTTCTCCACCAGACTGAGCGCACTGCTCGCAGACATCGTGCACACTCTGAACTAG